The stretch of DNA AGCTCTCATCAAATGTAGACACCTTAAGCTCCTTGTAGAAAAAGGAGATGAAAAGAAGGTTCAAAAGAAGAATCGAACCCATTACGTAAGCCGACACGGGTCCCAGATCCATGCCCGACACGATGAACCGGTTAAAGGGTGCGAAAGCTATTTCTCCGAGAAGCACGGAGTGAGTGTCAATATGCACGTTTCGAGCGTACTTGGAAAGCAGTATGACTGCCACGCTGAAAAGAAAGGGGAAGACAATTCCTATGGACGCGTCTTTTTTCACAAGCCTTGAGCGGTTGACCGCTTCTATCAGCGAGATCGCAAGCACCCCGCTGACGGCGGCCCCCACTATGAGGAGCGGTGACGACAGGTCTTTGACGAGGAAAAAAGCGAGTATTATTCCAAGCAGAACGGAATGACTGATTGCGTCGGTCATCATGGACATTCTTCTGAGAACAAGAAACGCCCCGGGTATAGAGCATGAAGCCGCCACTATAACGGCTACCAGCTGTATATCAAATTGATGCGGACTCACCGGTTTCTCTCCAACGGGGAAAGTTTCCTGACCTCGCGAATACCGCTTTGGGTAAGACGCCAGTTATCCTCCCCGACACTCTCCACGTGTCCCGCAGTCTGAAGTTCCCAGAGACTTTTTTTAACGTTAAAACCCTTTTCGCTCCCAAGCGCAAGCAGTCTCTCGGAATGCGCGTAGCTGGGATCGTCATGTTCAAGGGCGAGATCGTGTAGGGTTTTTAGGACATAGTCCTTTTTTATTTCCCTCCTGCTCTTCGCGTCTTTGAACTTCAGGATGAAAAACCCGTTCGGAGAAAAAAGAATGGAGAAAAAAGCGATAACACTCACGCAAACTATAACCGCGGGTCCCGTCGGCACGTTCTCAAGCCCCGCACTCAGCGCAACACCCGTAACGCCGGAGATAACCGCTATAAAAGCCGCGAGAACAATCATCAAGCCCATGCTGCCGGTCCACTGCCTGGCCGCGACCGCGGGGGCAATCAGCATTGAGCTCATAAGCACGACTCCCACTGTCTGAAGCCCGATCACTATCGCCGACACTATCACGGCCGTAACGAGCATGTCCATAGATTTCATGGAAAAACCCATGGTTCCGCCAAAATCCGGATCGAAGCAGAGGAGCTTGAACTCCTTCCAGAAAAGCCCCACTACTAGGAGGGCGAAAAAGCCTGTAAGACCTATAACCAGAACGTCTTTTTCAACAAGCGCCTCGGCCTGACCGAAAAGAAACTTATCAAGTCCCGCCTGGTTGGCATCTGGAATTCTCTGCGCGTAGGTAAGAAGGACAAGTCCCAGTCCGAAAAAAACCGAAAGAGCCATTCCCATAGCGCTGTCAGTTTTTACCCTTGAGTTCTCCGTAACGAGATTGATTAAAAAAACTGCCAGGATGGCGGAGAGCGCAGCCCCGATAAAAATCGGCAGCTGCTCCTTAACTCCCACTATGATGAAGGCAAGCACTATGCCCGGAAGCGCCGCGTGCGACATGACATCGCCCACAAGGCTCTGCTTTCTCAGCACCGCGTATGAGCCGACCACGCCGCTCACAACTCCAAGCGAAGCCGCTCCCAGAAGAATTGTTCTGGCCGTATAGTCAGAGAAAAGCTCAACCACAAATTCGAGCATCACACTGCCCTTCTGTCTGCTTTTCTCTCGGGAAAAAAGGAGGTCTTGCCCCCGTAAGCCTTCATGAGGTTTTCAGAATTGAAAACGTCATCCACCCTTCCCGAAGCCACAAGTCCCACGTTAAGAATGGCGATCCGCTCGTAGTATTCGGAAACGGTGTTAAGATCGTGATGAACCGCAAGTACTGTTTTTCCCCCGGTGACAAGCTCTTTCAGTATCCTGACTATGGCTTTTTCGGTCGTGGCGTCAACCCCTTGGAAAGGCTCATCCAGCAGATAGACCGATGCGCTCTGAACAAGGGCCCTAGCGAGAAACACTCTCTGCTGCTGCCCCCCCGAGAGCTGGCTTATCTGCCTCTGGGCGAACTCAAGCATATCGACCTTCTCAAGAGCACTAAGCGCCCTTTCGTGTTCCCTTTTTCCGGGACGCCTTATCCAGCCAAGATCCCCGTAACTTCCCATTTTCACCGTATCCACAACAGACGTGGGGAAATCCCAGTCCACAGAACCCCTCTGGGGGACGTAGCTGACTTCCTTTCTCTGCTTTTCGTAGGGTCTTCCGTGGATGGAAACGACTCCCGCGACGCGGGGAACAAGCCCTTGGATAGACTTTATGAGCGTTGTCTTGCCGGCGCCGTTTGGCCCCACGACCCCGACCATCGAGCCCTTGGGAATCTCAAGATCTATATCCCAAAGAACGGTCTTGTCTCCGTAAGCGACCGTAAGATCCGTCACACGGATTGCCGGAACGGCCGGATTCTGCTCTCCGGTATTCATCACCCATCTCCGGCGGCCTTGGAATTGGAATCGGCAACCTCGATACTCCGGCTCAGGGACTCGACTATGGTATCCACGTTGCTTTTGAACATTCCTATGTATGTGCCTTCTTCCGTTCCCGGGTTGCCCATTGAATCCGAGTAGAGACTTCCGCCTATGCGAACATCGAAGCCTCTTGCCTTCACGGAGGCCCGAAGAGCTCGCATGTATCTCGGAGAGATTGAAGTTTCAACGAAAACGGCCGGAATCTTCCGCTCGGTGATTGTTTTTGAGAGGTTCTTTATGTCCGCAACGCTGGCTTCGGAGTCGGTACTTATTCCCTGAAGTCCCATTACCTCAAACCCGTAGCCTTTTCCGAAATAGTTAAACGCGTCATGGGCCGTTATAAGCACCTTTCTATCGGGTTGCAGCGTGGCGATTTTTTTCTGTATGTAGACCTGCAGCAGGTCAAGTTTTTCGAGATAGGATTCAGCGTTATGTCTGTAGACGGGGGCGTTTTCCGGGTCGTAGAGTGTAAACGCCTCCATTACCACCTTAGCCGCCTTTTTCCAGAGAGCCACGTCAAACCAGATATGCGGGTCGTAATACCCCTGATACTCCTCGGGAGAAAAAAGCAGAGACTTGTCAATCCCCTCCGCAACGCCCACGGTGAATATCCCGTTTTTTCTCATCTGCCCCAAGACATCAGTAATCTTTCCCTCGAGATTAAGGCCGTTGTAGAAGATCATGTCGGCGCCGGCAAGCTTCTCCACGTCCCCGGCACTTGCCTTGTAGAGGTGGGGATCAACCCCAGTCCCCATAAGGGAGGTGACCTCAACGGCCTCCCCGGCGATGTTCTCGACAAGATCCCCGATTATCGATGTGGTCGTAACCACCTTTATCGTGCTTTCTCTTTTTATGCTCCCGCTGCTCTCGGCGCAGGCAGCGCAGAAGACCAGCAGCGCGGACACCAGAAGAAACCGCATCCCCGTTATGATTTTCATTTTTTCCTCTCTCAGTTCTTCGCTTCCTCAACCAATATGTACTTGGCCGCGTTTCGCCCTATCGGATACTCCTTCCCGGTCAGTTCAACGATTATGGGACCCTGAAACGGCTGCTTCGAGACAACCGTCATCTCGGTTTCCGGGTAGAGACCTATCCCGCCCAGGTAACGAAGCAGCTCCGGGTCGTGATCGCTCACCTCGACCACTTTTACCAAAGTGTCGGGCTCAATCTCCACAAGGGCGCTGCACTGCCTCACGATCATAGTGCCGTCGCGACGCGGAATCGGGGAACCGTGCGGGTCAGTGACCGGATAGCCGAGAAACTCGTCAATCCTGTCCTCAAGATCCTCTGAGAGCACGTGTTCCCATTTCTCGGCTTCCTCGTGCACTTGGTCCCAAGGAACGCCGAGAGCTTCTTTTAGGTAAAGCTCGATAAGCCGGTGATGTCTGATTATCTCAAGAGCTATTTTCCTGCCCGCGGGTGTAAGCTTCACCCCTTGGTAGCGCTTGTGGGTTATGAGCTTTTTCTCCGAGAG from Candidatus Dadabacteria bacterium encodes:
- a CDS encoding metal ABC transporter ATP-binding protein, which codes for MNTGEQNPAVPAIRVTDLTVAYGDKTVLWDIDLEIPKGSMVGVVGPNGAGKTTLIKSIQGLVPRVAGVVSIHGRPYEKQRKEVSYVPQRGSVDWDFPTSVVDTVKMGSYGDLGWIRRPGKREHERALSALEKVDMLEFAQRQISQLSGGQQQRVFLARALVQSASVYLLDEPFQGVDATTEKAIVRILKELVTGGKTVLAVHHDLNTVSEYYERIAILNVGLVASGRVDDVFNSENLMKAYGGKTSFFPERKADRRAV
- a CDS encoding metal ABC transporter permease; this translates as MLEFVVELFSDYTARTILLGAASLGVVSGVVGSYAVLRKQSLVGDVMSHAALPGIVLAFIIVGVKEQLPIFIGAALSAILAVFLINLVTENSRVKTDSAMGMALSVFFGLGLVLLTYAQRIPDANQAGLDKFLFGQAEALVEKDVLVIGLTGFFALLVVGLFWKEFKLLCFDPDFGGTMGFSMKSMDMLVTAVIVSAIVIGLQTVGVVLMSSMLIAPAVAARQWTGSMGLMIVLAAFIAVISGVTGVALSAGLENVPTGPAVIVCVSVIAFFSILFSPNGFFILKFKDAKSRREIKKDYVLKTLHDLALEHDDPSYAHSERLLALGSEKGFNVKKSLWELQTAGHVESVGEDNWRLTQSGIREVRKLSPLERNR
- a CDS encoding metal-dependent transcriptional regulator, with protein sequence MLSQSIEDYLKTIYEVEASEGKVSTSALSEKLGVSPASVTSMVKKLSEKKLITHKRYQGVKLTPAGRKIALEIIRHHRLIELYLKEALGVPWDQVHEEAEKWEHVLSEDLEDRIDEFLGYPVTDPHGSPIPRRDGTMIVRQCSALVEIEPDTLVKVVEVSDHDPELLRYLGGIGLYPETEMTVVSKQPFQGPIIVELTGKEYPIGRNAAKYILVEEAKN
- a CDS encoding manganese transporter encodes the protein MKIITGMRFLLVSALLVFCAACAESSGSIKRESTIKVVTTTSIIGDLVENIAGEAVEVTSLMGTGVDPHLYKASAGDVEKLAGADMIFYNGLNLEGKITDVLGQMRKNGIFTVGVAEGIDKSLLFSPEEYQGYYDPHIWFDVALWKKAAKVVMEAFTLYDPENAPVYRHNAESYLEKLDLLQVYIQKKIATLQPDRKVLITAHDAFNYFGKGYGFEVMGLQGISTDSEASVADIKNLSKTITERKIPAVFVETSISPRYMRALRASVKARGFDVRIGGSLYSDSMGNPGTEEGTYIGMFKSNVDTIVESLSRSIEVADSNSKAAGDG